The following nucleotide sequence is from Acidovorax radicis.
GCACGAGTCCATCGACGAGTTGGCGCACTACCGCACCCATCTTCTGTCGGTCTGACAGGCCGGGCTGCTCCGTGTGTGGGCGGCTGGGGCGGGTCTCATGCATACGGCGTCGTGGGCCTTACCTATCAGGGCTTGCGGGGAAACCCTATGTGTGCAATAATTGCGGGCTGCGCAGGAAACGATTCCTCGCAGTTTGTGCATCTCCCCTCACACACCGGGCTTGCAAGCCAACTGTTTACGACAGTTCTGGACTCGCGAACAATGCCCACCCGCCAAGGCCTACCTGTTTAGAGCCAGCGCAGGTTTCGTTTGATGGTTGATGTTTTTTAACCATTGACGAAGCCAGTCACAGGCAGCGCCTGTGATCGTCTTCGTGAGAGAAAAATCATGACCGACACCTTTTTGGTGCAGGGCGAATTCGCGCCTGCAGATACTTCCTTTGCTGCCGACAATTCCGTGCAGTCTTCCCCTTTGGACGCAGTGGCTGTTTCCGCCGCTGAGGCCGAGGTGGCTGTGACCGCAGAACCCAATGGCTTCGTCGAGTTGGGCCTGGCGCCTGAGTTGGTGCAGGCTGTTGCCGACCTGGGCTACACCCAGCCCACCTCTGTTCAGCTCAAGACCATCCCCTTGGCCATGGGCAGCGGCAATGATTCCACCAAGTTCATTGACCTGATGGTTTCCAGCCAAACCGGCAGTGGCAAAACCGCTGCGTTCTTGCTGCCCGTGCTGCACACCTTGCTCCAGCAGCAAGCTGCTGCCGAGGCCGAAGAGCGTGCCGCTTTTGATCGTGCTGTGGCCGAAGCCGCAGCACGCGGCGAACCCGCACCCAAGCGCGCCAAGCGCAAGGATCCCACCAGCTCGCGCAACTTCAAGGCTGCCACCCCCGGCGCCCTGATCGTGTGCCCCACACGTGAACTGGCACAGCAGGTGGCGCATGACGCCATTGACCTCGTCAAGCATTGCCGTGGCCTGCGCGTCGCCAATGTGGTGGGCGGTATGCCTTACCAGCTGCAGATTGCCAAGCTGCAAAATGCCGACCTCGTAGTTGCCACCCCCGGCCGCCTGCTTGACCTGCAGCGCTCGATGCAAATCAAGCTCGACAAGGTGCAATTCCTGGTCGTCGACGAAGCCGATCGCATGCTCGACCTCGGTTTTTCGGACGATCTGGCCGAGCTCAATCAGCTCACCAGCCAGCGCAAGCAGACCATGATGTTCAGCGCCACGTTTGCGCCGCGCATTCAACAACTGGCCATGCGCGTGATGCACGATGGCGGTGCGTCTGTGCAAAAAGTGACCATCGATTCTCCGCAAGAAAAGCACTCCAACATCAAGCAGGTGCTTTACTGGGCTGACAACGCGCAGCACAAGCGCAAGCTGCTGGATCATTGGTTGCGTGACACCACCATCAACCAGGCGATCGTGTTTGCCAGCACCCAGGTGGAATGTGATGGCCTGGCCAACGACCTGCAACAAGAAGGTTTCTCGGCGGTGGCTTTGCATGGTGCCTTGAGCCAAGGCCTGCGCAATCGCCGTCTGATGGCGCTGCGCGCTGGTCAGGTGCAGATCTTGGTGGCCACCGATGTGGCTGCACGCGGTATTGACGTACCCACCGTAACCCACGTCTTCAACTTCGGTTTGCCCATGAAGGCCGAGGATTACACCCACCGCATTGGCCGTACCGGCCGTGCGGGACGCGATGGCCTGGCCATTACATTTGCCGAATTCCGCGACCGCCGCAAGATCTACGACATTGAGTCGTACAGCCGCCAGCAGTTCAAGGCCGATGTTGTTCCTGGCATGGAGCCTTCGCAGCGTCCTCCACAAGCTCCGCGTGGTGGTGGTGATTACGCAGGCCGCGGTCGTCCAGGCGGCGGTGGCGGTGGTTACGACCGCGACAGCCGTGAACGCAAGTTTGGTGGCCCAGCCCGCGGTAATGACCGTGGTGGTTTTGGTGGTGGTGGCGGTTTTGGTGGCGGCTTCGCAGGTCGTGACAACCGTGGTGCACCAGCCCGCGGTGAAGGTCAAGGCGGTTTTGCAGGCCGTGATGACCGTGGCTTTGCTCCGCGCCGTGACGGCGAAGGTTTTGGCCGCAAGCCCGGGTTTGGTGATGCAGGCCGTGGAGGTTTTGCTCCCCGTGCTGACGCAGGCGCACCGCGCGGTGATTTTGCACCGCGCAAGCCGGGCTTTGCGAAGCCAGCAAGCGGTGGTGGCAAGCCATTCGTCGCCCATGACGCACGCAAGCGTCCTGCGCGTCCAGCACGCTGATCGTTGTTGGCGCAGGTTTGCGCAAGAGGCTTATGTTGAAGGGCTGGCACTGGAAGGTGCCAGCCTTTTTTATTGCCGCGCAGCCTTGCGAGCGTGCTGGGGTATGGGGCCGCGACAATAATTGGCTTGGGAGGAATTTGCTGTGTCGTCTTCTATATCTTCGGGTGCTGACTTTGAGAACATGTTCGAATTGGCCCCGGTGTCGCTCTGGCTGGAAGACTACAGCGCATTGAAGCAGCTGTTTGATCGGTGGCGCGCCGAAGGGGTGGCCGACATACGGGATCACCTCACACAAGATATGGCGCGGCTGCGCGAATGCAGTGCCGCACTCAAGGTGCTGAAAGTCAATCAGCGTACGCTGGATTTGTTCGCTGCAGCAAGCCAGCATGAGCTCGAAGCCAACCTGGGCAAGGTCTTCAGGGATGACATGCACGACGCGGTTGCCGATGAGCTGGTGCAGCTGTGGTCTGGGCAACTCGAGTTTTCGAACCAAACCGTGAACTACGCGCTGGATGGACGCCGGCTGGATGTGCAGATCCACGGGCGCATATTGCCAGGCTACGAAGATACCTGGAGCCGCGTGCTGGTTTCACTGGAAGATGTCACCGCGCAGGTGCGGGGGGGCAACGAGTTGCGGCGCAGCGAACGTTATGCACGGGATCTGTTCGAGCACTCGCCGGTGTCTTTGTGGGTCGAGGATTTCAGCGTTGTCAAAAATTTGCTGGATGGGGTTCGGGCCCAGGGTATTGTGGATTTCAAGACCTTCATCAGGGTGCACCCAGAGTTTGTGACACGTTGCATGCAAGAGATCCGGGTCATTGACGTCAACCAGCAGACCTTGCACATGTTTGGCGCCAGCAACAAGGAAATGCTGCTCAACAACATCGGGCGCGTGTTCCGTGGCGAGATGCACGAGTCGTTCGCCGAACAGTTGTTGGATCTGTGGGATGGGAAAACCTTCCAGCAGCGTGAAGTGGTCAATTACGCGCTGTCAGGGGATGCGGTGTACATCCACATGCAGTTCTCCGTTTTGGCCGACCACCTGGCCGACTGGGGGTTGGTGCTGCTATCGCTGGTGGACATCACGGCACGCAAGAAGGCAGAGGCTTATCTTGAGTATCTGGGCAAACACGATGTACTGACGCAGCTTCGCAATCGGGCCTTTTACGCTGAAGAGCTCAATCGCATCACCCGCAAGGGGCCCTGGCCCTTGTCCATCATTGCGATTGATCTCAATGGGCTGAAGTCGGTCAACGACGAGCAGGGGCACGCGGCTGGTGATTCGATGCTGCGGCGGGTGGGGGAGGTTCTGGCGAAGGCTGTGGATGCGCCTGCCTGTGCGGCCCGTATTGGGGGCGATGAGTTCACGGTGTTGTTGCCGGGCATTGATGAGCGCGGTGCCCAGGCGGTACAGCAGCGCATCCTTTCTCTGCTCGATCTCAACAACCAGTTCTATCCTGGGCAACACCTGAGTCTGGCCATGGGCCTGGCGTGTTGTCAGTCGGGCGATGTGGTGGAGAGCGCGGTCCATCGTGCGGACCAGGCCATGTATGCCGAAAAGAACCGCTACTACCAGCAAAAGGACATGGACCGCCGGCAATAGGGCCGAGACTCCATTGGTGCCGTTTTGCGGGGTGGGCTCTTGTCTCCGAATCGCTGATGCCCATGTCTTGGCTGCCGGTCGGCGCCTGAACTGGCCATCAGTGGCCGACAGGCTCGTTTCCGATGTCTGGCCAGCGATGGTGCAGGTAAACCCAGGCCAGCATTCCTATCCCCATCATCAGCAGCGATGACAGGGCCAGGAGAATGGTCGAGTGCATTACCAAGGGCGCAATGACGCCTGCCACCAAGCCATTGGCGGTGGACCCCACAAACGCCTGCATGGATGAGGCCATCCCTCGCCGCTCAGGGTACAGATCCAGCACCAGCAAGGTCACCACGGGGACCATCAGCGCCCAGCCAAAGGCAAAGATGGCAATAGGCGCGAGCGCCCAGTAAGCGTGCGCGGTGAACAGCAGGTTCGCGGCAAGATTGAAAACCGCCACGATGAACATGATCAGAAAGCCGTGGCGGATCTGCCGCTTGGGTGGGATGCGGCCGGCCAGGCGCCCGCTGCACCAGGCCCCACCCATGATGCCCGATATGGTGAGCACGAAGAACCAGAAGAATTGCGTCGGCGCCAGTGACAGGTGCTCGCCCAGAAAAGCTGGGGCTGACAGCACATACAGGAACATCCCGTTGAATGGAACGCCGCTGGCCAGTGCCAACAACACGAACCGTGCGCTGGAGCCCAGCTCCATATAGCCCTTCAGCAGATGGCTGACGCTGAAAGGTTGACGCTGTTCGGTGTGCAAGGTCTCGGGCAGCAGCCGAAAGTTGGCGGTCCAGAGGATGACGCCTATCAGCGTCAGAAACCAGAAGATGCTGTGCCAGCCCGTATGCACAAACAACCACCCACCAATGATCGGGGCGATGGCCGGTGCGACGCCGAAATAGATCGTGACCTGGCTCATCACCCGTTGCGCCTGGGTGGGGGGAAACATGTCGCGAATGACCGCCCGCGATACGACAATCCCCGCCCCGGTCGACAGGCCCTGCAATGCCCGAAACATCACCAACTGGCCGATCGTTTGGGACAAGGCACAGCCTGCTGATGCCAGGGTGAAGACCGCAATGCCCCACAAAATGACGGGGCGGCGGCCAAAACTGTCGGCCAGCGCGCCATGAAACAAGCTCATGAAGGCAAACCCGAACAGATAGGCCGACAGCGTTTGCTGCATCTCTACCGGCGTGGCACCCAGGGCGGCGGCTATGCCGGAGAAGGCCGGAATATAGGTATCGATGGAAAACGGGCCCAGCATGCCAAGCACCGCCAGCAGAACTGCCAAGGCCCAGCGGGGCGCTTTCCAGAGCAGGTGGGCTTGTGGGTGCATACAGTGAGCGAGGTGTTGGGGCTTGTCAGCAGGACATGTGCGCCTGGATGCTGCCGGTGCCGAGAGCCTGGCGCATTATGCGGGAGGCATGTGGTGTTCGCACGCTTGGCATGCTTCGGTGGTGGTTCCGGGTGCGCCGAACGTTGCACGTATTGATGCGCTACTTTTCAGTCGAGTCAGGCGACCGGTTTGTGTGGAAAAAACCGGTACTTGCTACGACGCACAAAGAAAAAAAGCACTTGGCTTTCGCTAAGTGCTTTTTCGTTCTTAATTTTGGTGGGTCCTGAGTGACTCGAACACTCGACCTACGGATTAAGAGTCCGCTGCTCTACCAACTGAGCTAAGAACCCAAATCTTTTGACGACTTGTCTGCATTGCTGCAGAGCCTCGAATTATGCACTAATTTTTCACTGTCATAAAACTCTGCTGAAAAAATTATTGCATGGCGTTGCGACTGGCCAGCTCCACAAACAACCCGCTGTGGTCCAGTTCGCCCAAGCCATGCTCTATGCCTTGCGCATACAGGCCCTCGAACAAGGCTGTGATGGGGGCGTCGAAGCCGGTTTCCTTGGCCGTTGCCAGCGCGTTGCGCATGTCCTTGAGCTGAACCGCCATGCGGCCCCGGGCGGCAAAATCACGATCCACCATGCGCTGTCCGTGCAATTGCAGGATCCGGCTGTCCGCAAACCCGCCACTGATGGCTTCGCGAACCTTGGCCATGTCTGCCCCGCCTTTGGCCGCAAACAGCAGGGCCTCGGCCACCGCGCCGATAGTGATGCCAACGATCATCTGGTTGGCGAGTTTGGCCAATTGGCCTGCGCCATGAGGGCCCACATGGGTGGCCCGGCCCAGCGCCGCAAAAACAGGTTGCGCGCGCAAAAAATCCTCGGCGCGCCCACCCGCCATGATGGCGAGGGTGCCGGCCTCTGCGCCCACTGTGCCGCCCGAGACAGGTGCATCAAGGTGCGACAGGCTCAACTCGCCCAGGCGGGCCGCATGATCACGGGCCTCGCTGGGCTGAATCGATGCCATGTCAATAAAAAGGGCGCCTTTACGCATGGCATGCGCTGCCCCCAGATCAAACAGCACCTGTCCTACCACCGGGCCGTTCTCCAGCAGGCTGATCACGATATCGGCGTGTGCCACGGCATCGGCGGGGGCGCTATGCACCATCACGCCATCGCCGGCCAGCGGCTCGGCTTTGGCGCGGGTGCGGTTCCAGGCGTGCACCTGGTGGCCGGCGGTGCTTAGACGGCGCGCCATGGGCAGGCCCATCATGCCAATGCCGAGAACGGCGATGCGAAGCGGGGTGTGGGTCATGGCGTCACTCTGATCGGGTTGGTTCTGCGGCTGGTTTTCATCATCATGGGCGCTTTTGGGGCGACAGTCTGTCAAGGAGCTTGCAGCATTGGATGATTACCAAGATGATCCCATGGCGCCTGGCGCAGTGCCCGCAGCCCCGGGCTGCCCCGCCACGCCACAGGCCCATCACAAAACCCAGGAGACCTTGCCCATGACCTTGCCCCTGCACGACCCCGCCTGGCTGGAGCGCATGTACAACAACCGCGCGCTGGTGCCCGACCACATGGACTATCTGGACCGTTGGGCGCAAGACTCAGCCCAGGTCCGGGCCAATTTGCCTTGCGTGCTGGATATACCCTATGGCACCGGCCCGGGCGAGACGCTGGACGTGTTTGCGCCCGTGCACGCGCAGGTGTCGCCCGTGCCCGTGCTGGTGTTTATTCATGGCGGGTACTGGCGGTCGCTTGACAAGTCTGACCACTCGTTTGTGGCGCCATCATTCACCCAGGCCGGGTTTTGTGTCGTGGTCGTGAACTATGCGCTGTGCCCCGGCACGCCCGACGCGCCCGTCACCATTCCCCACATCGTGCGGCAGATGGAGAAAGCCCTGGGCTGGGTGGCGCAAAACATTGCAGGCCATGGCGGCGACGCGCGGCGCATCACCGTGGCCGGGCACTCTGCCGGTGGGCAACTGGCGGCCATGCTGCTGACCAGCCTGTGGCCGCTGATAGGCCACGGCCTGCCCGACGGGCTGGTGCGCAGCGCGCTGTCCATATCCGGTATCCACGACCTGGAACCCGTCATGCACACGCCCATGTACCAGTCGGTTTTGCACATCACAGAGCAGCAGGTGCTGCAGGTCAGCCCGGCGCGGCTGCCAGCGCCACAGCGCGGCGTGCTTTTTTGTGTGGTGGGGGGCGATGAAAGTGCCGAGTTCATTCGGCAAAACCATCTGATGCAGGACGCCTGGGGCAGTCACTTTGTGCCCCGCAGCCAATCATTGCCAGGGCTCAACCACTTCAGTGTGGTGGACGCCTTGGCAAAACCTGGGCATGAACTGCACCAGATGGCGTTGAACTTGCTGCGTGCGTAGAAAGAAGTGTCCCCAGGCGCTTCGCGCCGTTGCACGCACGGGGTTGCCGACATTGCGGAGGGACGACGGCCCCTGCGCGGCGGCCGCAGGTAGCGGCCACGCCCGCCTCACGCATCGGGGTGGCACGTACGTCGCCAGTCCCTGGCGGGATTACATCAGCAGGTGTTCACCCGCGTTGTCGCCGCCCAAAATCACGTAGTTCACCTTGCGGATGTCCATCAGCGTTTTGCCCCCCGCGTAGCTGATGGAGCTTTGCACGTCCTGCTCCATCTCGATCAGGGTGTTGGCCAGTTGGCCCTTGATCGGCTCGAGGATGCGTTTGCCCTCGACGTGTTTGTATTCGCCCTTGTTGAAATCGCTGGCCGAGCCGTAGTACTCCTTGAACAGCTCTCCGTCCACTTCCACCGTTTTGCCGGGTGATTCTTCGTGGCCTGCGAACAGCGAGCCGATCATCACCATGCTGGCGCCAAAGCGAATGCTCTTGGCGATGTCACCATGGCTGCGGATGCCACCGTCGGCAATGATGGGTTTGGTCGCTACCCGTGCGCACCACTTGAGCGCCGACAATTGCCAGCCACCCGTTCCAAAACCCGTCTTGAGCTTGGTGATGCACACCTTGCCCGGGCCTACGCCCACCTTGGTCGCGTCAGCGCCCCAGTTTTCAAGATCGATCACGGCCTCGGGGGTGGCCACGTTGCCGGCGATCACGAAGGCCTTGGGCAGGTGCTTCTTGAGGTAGCCGATCATGTTTTTCACACTGTCGGCATGGCCGTGGGCAATGTCGATGGTGATGAACTCGGGTGAGATGCCCTGCGCCACCAACTGGTCTACCGTGGCGTAGTCGGGCTGTTTCACGCCCAGCGAGATCGAGGCGTAGCAGCTCTTGGCATGCATGTCTTTGATGAACTGGACGTTGTCCAGATCAAACCGGTGCATGACGTAAAAGTAACCGTTTTGCGCCATCCAGACGCAGATTTTTTCGTCCACCACCGTCTTCATGTTGGCGGGCACCACGGGGATGCGAAACGAATGGCTGCCCAGCGTCACGCTGGCGTCGCACTCTGAGCGGCTCTCCACCAGGCACTTGCGCGGCAGCAAAAGAACGTTGTCGTAGTCGAAGATTTCCATGAGATTCCAAGCTCCAGTGAAGGACGCGGCAAAAGGATTTTTGCCGCGGTGGGCGCTTGGCTTGTTGACCGGTTATGCGGGGGCGAACGTGGCGGCTCGCACCGAACCCCGCTGAGCGCGGGCACAAAAAAAAACCGGGCGTCAAGAAACTTGGGCCCGGTGATTGATTCTACCCGCCTCAAAAACGTGCGTCATAACGCTGGCGGTATGACCTGTATTACCTGCACGCAGACTGCGCGGCCGCCATGATCCGGCTCTGGGCATCGTCCACCCAGCCCACCATGTGCAAACGCTCGGCCTGCGCACCTTGGGGGATTTGCATTGGGCGCACCTCCATCCACCGGCGCTGGCGGGGTTTCTTGGAATCGGGGCGGAGGTCCGAGGGTGCCCACACGCCTTCGAGCAGGTTTCTCACGATATGGCGTGGCACGGTGGTGCCATCGGTGCCCGCAGGCACCGACTCCACCAGCACCAGGTGGTAGCGGAATACGCCAGGGGGTGTGGCTTGTGTGTTCTTGTGTCCGTTCTGGTGTGCCGCTGAGCGTGCCCTGGTGTTGGTGTGCTGTGCTGGCGCCCAGGCGATGGCAGTGCCTATGTAGTCGCCGAATGGCAAACCGTGGGCTACGCGCAGCCGGGGCGATGGCGTTGCCAGGGGCAACACCGGTGCGGTGTACACATCGGTAGCTTTGGGCACCTGGCGTCCCAGCGCCTGCAGGCGGATGAGCGCATCGTTGATCGCTGCTGCCGACAGCGGTGCCTCGTCGCCCGATGCCGCCGGAACAATCCAGTCCAACACCACCGCGCCCGGGCTGGACAACGACGATTCCGAAGGTACAGGCGTGGCCGGGTCGGCCCAGCAGGCTTCGCAGTCCGCATTGATGAACCGCTCAAACACCGCTACGGGCTGGGCGGTGCCGTCGCTGCTGCAGCTGGCTTGGGCCATGGCAGAGGGGGCATGCGCCAGCATCGATGCCAACAGGATCGCCAGGGGATGTGCAATGTTTTTCATGGGGCGGGTGGATGGGGGCGCGGGGCGCTTTCTACAATGTCCGCATGTTCCCACAAGACCCGTTTTCGGGCGCGCCAGAAGCCCTGGTGCCCCCACACGCCGGTGCGGCCTCGGCCGCGTCGCCCCTCCTGGCCAACCTGAACGACGAGCAACTGGCTGCCGTCACGCTGCCCACAGGCCATGCACTCATCCTGGCGGGGGCGGGCTCGGGCAAGACCCGGGTGCTCACCACCCGCATCGCCTGGCTGCTGCAAAACGGCTACGCCACGCCCGGCGGTATTCTGGCCGTCACCTTCACCAACAAGGCCGCCAAGGAGATGGTGGCCCGCCTGTCGGCCATGCTCCCGGTGAATGTGCGCGGCATGTGGATCGGGACCTTCCACGGCCTGTGCAACCGCCTCTTGCGCGCGCACCACAAGGCGGCGGGGTTGGCGCAGTCGTTTCAAATTTTGGACACGCAAGACCAGCTCTCGGCCATCAAACGCCTGTGCAAGCAGCACAACGTGGATGACGAGCGTTTTCCGCCCAAACAGCTGTCCTATTTCATCGCCAACTGCAAGGAAGAAGGCCTGCGCCCCGGCGACGTGCAGACGAATGACAGCGACGCGCGCAGAAAGGTCGAGATCTACCAGCTGTACGAAGAACAATGCCAGCGCGAAGGGGTGGTGGACTTTGGCGAGCTGATGCTGCGCAGCTATGAGCTGCTGCGCGACAACGACCCCATCCGCGAGCATTACCAGCGCCGGTTCCAGCACATCCTGGTCGACGAGTTTCAGGACACGAACAAGCTGCAGTACGCCTGGCTCAAGCAACTGGCGGGCAATGAGGTGGACGGGCGTTTTGAAGCGCGTGGCAGCGTGATCGCCGTGGGCGACGACGACCAGAGCATCTACGCCTTCCGTGGCGCGCGCGTGGGCAACATGACCGACTTCGTGCGCGAATTTGATGTGCAGCGCCAGATCAAGCTCGAGCAGAACTACCGCAGCTACAGCAACATTCTTGATTCGGCCAACGCCCTCATCAGCCACAACAGCCGCCGCCTGGGCAAGAACCTGCGCACCACGCAGGGCGCGGGCGAGCCGGTGCGTGTGTACGAGGCCAGCTCTGATCTGGCCGAGGCGCAGTGGATGGTCGATGAGATCAAGCAGCTGGTGCGCAACGACGGCTTTGAGCGCAAAGAGATTGCCGTGCTCTACCGCAGCAACGCGCAAAGCCGGGTGATCGAATCGGCGCTGTTCAACGCCAGCGTGCCCTACCGTGTGTACGGCGGCCTGCGGTTTTTTGAACGTGCAGAAATCAAGCACGCGCTGGCCTACCTGCGCCTCTTGGAGAACCCGCACGACGACACCAGCTTCACGCGCGTGGTCAACTTTCCGCCGCGTGGCATCGGCGCGCGCAGCATTGAGGTGCTGCAAGACGCTGCCCGCGCCGCAGGCTGCTCGCTGCACGACGCAGTGAGCGCCGTGCCCGGCAAGGCGGGCGCCAACCTGGGCGCTTTCGTGTCCATGGTGGATGTGCTGCGCGAGCAGACGCAGGGCCTGAACCTGCGCGGCATCATCGAGCAGATGCTCGAATCCACGGGGCTGATTGAGCACTTTCGCACCGAAAAAGAAGGCGCCGACCGCATCGAGAACTTGCAGGAACTGGTCAACGCCGCCGAGAGCTTTGTCACGCAGGAAGGCTTTGGCCGCGACGCCGTGGCGCTGCCGCTCGATGAGCACGGCACGCCGCTGGGCCAGAGCGCGCAAAGCCCGGTGAGCCAAGGTCTGGACCCGAATGCGCCCGTGCTGGACGAGCCTTTGCGACCCGCCATCCCCGGCATCGTGGACATCGACACTGGCGAAACCCTTTCGCCCCTGGCCGCCTTCCTGACCCACGCCGCGCTGGAGGCCGGTGACAACCAGGCCCAGGCCGGGCAAGACGCCGTGCAGCTCATGACCGTGCACGCCAGCAAGGGCCTTGAATTTGATGCCGTGTTCATCGGTGGCATGGAGGAGGGGTTGGTCCCGCACGAAAACTCTTCTACCGAACGCGACGGCCTCGAAGAAGAACGCCGCCTGATGTACGTGGCCATCACCCGCGCGCGCAAGCGGCTGTACCTGAGCCATTCGCAAACGCGCATGCTGCACGGCCAGACGCGCTACAACGTCAAGAGCCGTTTCTTTGACGAGCTGCCTGAAAGCGCGCTCAAGTGGATCACGCCCAAGCAGCAGGGGTTTGGCTCGTATGCGCCGAGTTTTGCTCCTAAATCAGGAGCTGGTAGCGCTTATGGATCAAGCGCTAGAGGCCAATTTGACTTCAAATCCGAGACATTCGCCAGCCCGCCGGTGCCCGTGCAGAAAACCGCGCCATCGCACGGTTTGCGCGCGGGGATCAACGTGTTCCACACCAAGTTTGGCGAAGGCAAGGTGCTGGCCATCGAAGGCTCGGGTGACGACGCACGCGCACAGGTCAACTTCCCGCGCCACGGCACCAAGTGGCTGGCGCTGAGCGTGGCCAAGCTGACGGTGGTGGAGTGAGCCGCGTGATCTGACCGCCCACCCCGGGCTTTGCTGTCAGCCTGGGCCGCAATGGGGTGGCACGGAAGCTAGGACGCGCATGCACCGCTGCCGGCAGTGCGGGCACCCGGTGGCACCGCGCCGCGATCACAGCGAACGTCCATTGATCCAGCGAACGAGGGGGCAAGGCGCTGGCGTCCAGACTCGGGGCTCTCTGCGGGCGGGTGGGGCCACGCAGCCCCCAGCCGCTCCGCCTTCGTCCAACCCATGTTTGTGTGCTCTGCGAGATCCCGGCCAGCAGGCGGGGATGGCGCCTTGCAGTCCATGGCCCCCGTACAGCTCTCCGCGCCTTGAGAGGGGCTTTGAACAGGCGCCAAAGGGGCCGTGCGCAAGGAACACTGCCCGATGGCATGTTGGCGCCATCAGCGATGCCGTGTGACTGGCACCGCTGAGTTGCCAGAGGAACTATTAGCTATCAATTAGAGAGCTGTTAACGCTTGTTCATCAAGCGCTAGAGGCCATTTTTATCCCATTGGAGAGGTTGACTGGCCCGCCATGCTGCGGCAAAGGATGACCTTCCCCACGGTTTCCATGGTCTCCACGGTCTGCTCGCCGGTGTGCGCCTGTTCCCCGTCCGTCTGGCGAGAACAAAGCGTCGGCCGTTTGCTGGTTGTTGACATCCCTGCGCCGACCGACGCCCCTTCGTGCCACGGCAGTCACGTGGGCAGGCAGCGCGCCGTGGTGTCGGGCAGCGCCAGTTTTTCGGCATACAGCCCGCTGCGCTCGGGAGAAATCAGCGCCCCCAGCCCTTGCATGACCGTGACCTCGCTGCCCGCCCGGGCGTCGCGGTAGCACTTGCCGAGCAATTCCATGGTGGCCATCAACGCCTGCGCCTGCGGCGGTGATGTCTTCTTGAGCGACTCTGCCTGTGCCTTGAGCCAGGTTTCGTAGGCGTCCAGGCTGGCCGCCCCGATTGGGGCCCGCTCGGCCTCGGGAATCATGCTGGCGTAGAGCGCCAAGAGGCTCTGCGCCCCCGGTTGGCCCATCACCAGAACGGCGTCATACCGAGCCTCATACGCACCTTGGCGGTAGATCACGTGGTGGATCTGGTAGCGCAGCGCGCCTTTGTCGCCGC
It contains:
- a CDS encoding DEAD/DEAH box helicase; this encodes MTDTFLVQGEFAPADTSFAADNSVQSSPLDAVAVSAAEAEVAVTAEPNGFVELGLAPELVQAVADLGYTQPTSVQLKTIPLAMGSGNDSTKFIDLMVSSQTGSGKTAAFLLPVLHTLLQQQAAAEAEERAAFDRAVAEAAARGEPAPKRAKRKDPTSSRNFKAATPGALIVCPTRELAQQVAHDAIDLVKHCRGLRVANVVGGMPYQLQIAKLQNADLVVATPGRLLDLQRSMQIKLDKVQFLVVDEADRMLDLGFSDDLAELNQLTSQRKQTMMFSATFAPRIQQLAMRVMHDGGASVQKVTIDSPQEKHSNIKQVLYWADNAQHKRKLLDHWLRDTTINQAIVFASTQVECDGLANDLQQEGFSAVALHGALSQGLRNRRLMALRAGQVQILVATDVAARGIDVPTVTHVFNFGLPMKAEDYTHRIGRTGRAGRDGLAITFAEFRDRRKIYDIESYSRQQFKADVVPGMEPSQRPPQAPRGGGDYAGRGRPGGGGGGYDRDSRERKFGGPARGNDRGGFGGGGGFGGGFAGRDNRGAPARGEGQGGFAGRDDRGFAPRRDGEGFGRKPGFGDAGRGGFAPRADAGAPRGDFAPRKPGFAKPASGGGKPFVAHDARKRPARPAR
- a CDS encoding GGDEF domain-containing protein, yielding MSSSISSGADFENMFELAPVSLWLEDYSALKQLFDRWRAEGVADIRDHLTQDMARLRECSAALKVLKVNQRTLDLFAAASQHELEANLGKVFRDDMHDAVADELVQLWSGQLEFSNQTVNYALDGRRLDVQIHGRILPGYEDTWSRVLVSLEDVTAQVRGGNELRRSERYARDLFEHSPVSLWVEDFSVVKNLLDGVRAQGIVDFKTFIRVHPEFVTRCMQEIRVIDVNQQTLHMFGASNKEMLLNNIGRVFRGEMHESFAEQLLDLWDGKTFQQREVVNYALSGDAVYIHMQFSVLADHLADWGLVLLSLVDITARKKAEAYLEYLGKHDVLTQLRNRAFYAEELNRITRKGPWPLSIIAIDLNGLKSVNDEQGHAAGDSMLRRVGEVLAKAVDAPACAARIGGDEFTVLLPGIDERGAQAVQQRILSLLDLNNQFYPGQHLSLAMGLACCQSGDVVESAVHRADQAMYAEKNRYYQQKDMDRRQ
- a CDS encoding multidrug effflux MFS transporter; translated protein: MHPQAHLLWKAPRWALAVLLAVLGMLGPFSIDTYIPAFSGIAAALGATPVEMQQTLSAYLFGFAFMSLFHGALADSFGRRPVILWGIAVFTLASAGCALSQTIGQLVMFRALQGLSTGAGIVVSRAVIRDMFPPTQAQRVMSQVTIYFGVAPAIAPIIGGWLFVHTGWHSIFWFLTLIGVILWTANFRLLPETLHTEQRQPFSVSHLLKGYMELGSSARFVLLALASGVPFNGMFLYVLSAPAFLGEHLSLAPTQFFWFFVLTISGIMGGAWCSGRLAGRIPPKRQIRHGFLIMFIVAVFNLAANLLFTAHAYWALAPIAIFAFGWALMVPVVTLLVLDLYPERRGMASSMQAFVGSTANGLVAGVIAPLVMHSTILLALSSLLMMGIGMLAWVYLHHRWPDIGNEPVGH
- a CDS encoding NAD(P)-dependent oxidoreductase, whose amino-acid sequence is MTDCRPKSAHDDENQPQNQPDQSDAMTHTPLRIAVLGIGMMGLPMARRLSTAGHQVHAWNRTRAKAEPLAGDGVMVHSAPADAVAHADIVISLLENGPVVGQVLFDLGAAHAMRKGALFIDMASIQPSEARDHAARLGELSLSHLDAPVSGGTVGAEAGTLAIMAGGRAEDFLRAQPVFAALGRATHVGPHGAGQLAKLANQMIVGITIGAVAEALLFAAKGGADMAKVREAISGGFADSRILQLHGQRMVDRDFAARGRMAVQLKDMRNALATAKETGFDAPITALFEGLYAQGIEHGLGELDHSGLFVELASRNAMQ
- a CDS encoding alpha/beta hydrolase is translated as MTLPLHDPAWLERMYNNRALVPDHMDYLDRWAQDSAQVRANLPCVLDIPYGTGPGETLDVFAPVHAQVSPVPVLVFIHGGYWRSLDKSDHSFVAPSFTQAGFCVVVVNYALCPGTPDAPVTIPHIVRQMEKALGWVAQNIAGHGGDARRITVAGHSAGGQLAAMLLTSLWPLIGHGLPDGLVRSALSISGIHDLEPVMHTPMYQSVLHITEQQVLQVSPARLPAPQRGVLFCVVGGDESAEFIRQNHLMQDAWGSHFVPRSQSLPGLNHFSVVDALAKPGHELHQMALNLLRA
- a CDS encoding GMP reductase, which encodes MEIFDYDNVLLLPRKCLVESRSECDASVTLGSHSFRIPVVPANMKTVVDEKICVWMAQNGYFYVMHRFDLDNVQFIKDMHAKSCYASISLGVKQPDYATVDQLVAQGISPEFITIDIAHGHADSVKNMIGYLKKHLPKAFVIAGNVATPEAVIDLENWGADATKVGVGPGKVCITKLKTGFGTGGWQLSALKWCARVATKPIIADGGIRSHGDIAKSIRFGASMVMIGSLFAGHEESPGKTVEVDGELFKEYYGSASDFNKGEYKHVEGKRILEPIKGQLANTLIEMEQDVQSSISYAGGKTLMDIRKVNYVILGGDNAGEHLLM